A DNA window from Pogona vitticeps strain Pit_001003342236 chromosome 2, PviZW2.1, whole genome shotgun sequence contains the following coding sequences:
- the PTPDC1 gene encoding protein tyrosine phosphatase domain-containing protein 1 isoform X5 — MQGSPRRRLAVNIFSNFFQGRRHSSSDPLLRILQRRRSSVVEVLSTSTHRVMVAISSVSPEDLNTAFYERKRRSRRPTAKYTKVGERLRHVIPGPMQCSMACGGRACKYENPARWSDQEQAIKGLYSSWITDNILAMSRPSTEVIEKYNIIEQFQRCGIKTVINLQRPGEHASCGNPLEQESGFTYLPEAFMEAGIYFYNFGWKDYGVASLTTILDMVKVMTFALQEGRVAIHCHAGLGRTGVLIACYLVFATRMTADQAILFVRAKRPNSIQTRGQLLCVREFSQFLIPLRNVFASCEPKAHTVTLSQYLIRQRHLLHGYESRHLKHVPKLIHLVCKLLLDLAENRQVIEQEVVDIPDLSTEIEETVSQLASARLDKELTRQDSSSSEPFLRSNPLHASEHECDPLWHRENVDYLQPLSRSKRRLSYSDSDLRRAVFVSEQGETPWSMAVQVPLCPKANIPSNVDNSHLHTLPELNQEVLIRSTFNFIGRDKLKSDIKDSTGYKSRFPKEVKRSQTFSSGLAYDRKEEKEEEEDEEELKALNYNCSGKSSLFGKRMWSSDDSDSSRAEHDFHDIRDISEIPHIVVQSELTLEARRILAAKALADLNEFLEAEEVKQKVEIWQGKYHTILCILNCVVNLRAIPTDIEELVLNRAVEAFTKVSCDAKDGQYVYSTLKNVFKGILEHQRQSLKEGKEKLL; from the exons ATGCAAGGTTCACCCCGGAGGCGCTTGGCAGTGAATATTTTTAGCAACTTTTTTCAGGGTCGGAGACATTCTTCTTCTGATCCTCTTCTCCGCATACTTCAGAGGCGACGGAGCTCAGTTGTAGAGGTCCTCTCAACTTCCACACACAGGGTTATGGTGGCCATTTCCTCTGTAAGCCCTGAGGATCTAAATACTGCTTTCTATGAGAGAAAAA GAAGGTCTAGGCGCCCAACTGCAAAGTATACAAAAGTTGGAGAACGCCTTCGCCATGTCATTCCTGGTCCCATGCAATGTTCCATGGCATGTGGAGGCCGTGCTTGCAAATATGAAAATCCAGCTCGGTGGAGTGACCAAGAACAGGCAATTAAAGGGCTTTACTCTTCCTG GATTACAGATAACATATTAGCCATGTCTCGACCCTCAACAGAAGTTATTGAAAAGTATAATATTATTGAGCAGTTTCAAAG ATGTGGCATAAAAACAGTAATTAACCTTCAGCGGCCTGGGGAACATGCTAGCTGCGGGAATCCACTGGAACAAGAGAGTGGTTTCACCTACCTTCCTGAGGCTTTCATGGAGGCGGGAA TTTATTTTTATAACTTTGGATGGAAGGATTATGGTGTGGCTTCTCTCACTACTATCCTCGATATGGTAAAAGTCATGACTTTTGCCTTACAGGAAGGGAGAGTAGCTATTCATTGTCACGCAGGACTTGGCAGAACAG GTGTTTTAATAGCTTGTTATTTGGTTTTTGCAACACGAATGACTGCAGATCAAGCAATCCTTTTTGTCAGAGCAAAAAGACCTAATTCTATTCAAACTAGAGGGCAGTTGTTATGTGTAAGGGAGTTCTCTCAGTTCTTAATTCCATTAAGGAATGTTTTTGCATCTTGTGAGCCCAAAGCACACACAGTGACTCTTTCTCAATACTTGATTCGGCAGCGGCATTTACTCCATGGTTATGAAAGCAGACATCTCAAGCATGTGCCAAAGCTTATTCATCTAGTTTGCAAACTGCTCTTAGATTTGGCTGAAAACCGGCAGGTGATAGAGCAGGAAGTAGTAGATATACCAGACCTCTCAACTGAAATTGAGGAGACTGTTTCTCAGTTGGCTTCTGCACGGCTTGATAAAGAGTTAACAAGGCAAGACAGCAGTAGTTCGGAACCATTTTTGAGGTCAAACCCTCTTCATGCCAGTGAACATGAATGTGACCCTCTTTGGCATAGGGAAAATGTTGATTATCTTCAGCCACTCAGTCGTTCAAAAAGACGCCTAAGCTATAGCGACTCAGATCTAAGAAGAGCTGTATTTGTCTCTGAGCAAGGAgagacaccatggtcgatggctGTGCAAGTGCCACTCTGCCCCAAAGCAAACATACCAAGTAATGTGGACAATTCTCATCTTCACACACTACCTGAGTTAAACCAAGAAGTGTTAATTCGTAGCACTTTTAATTTCATAGGTCGGGATAAACTTAAGTCGGATATAAAAGACTCAACTGGGTATAAAAGCAGATTTCCCAAAGAAGTAAAGCGTAGTCAAACCTTTTCTTCAGGCCTTGCATATGAtcggaaggaagaaaaagaagaggaggaagacgaggaggaaCTAAAAGCACTGAATTATAATTGCAGTGGAAAAAGTAGTCTTTTTGGTAAAAGAATGTGGTCTTCTGATGACTCAGACTCCTCTAGAGCTGAGCATGATTTTCATGATATTAGAGACATCTCAGAAATCCCCCATATTGTGGTGCAGTCAGAATTAACTCTGGAGGCACGGCGAATCTTGGCAGCGAAAGCCCTTGCAGATCTAAATGAATTTCTGGAAGCTGAAGAAGTGAAGCAGAAAGTGGAAATATGGCAG GGAAAATATCATACTATATTATGCATTTTAAACTGTGTGGTGAATCTGCGAGCCATACCAACAGATATAGAAGAGCTGGTTCTTAATCGTGCTGTTGAAGCATTCACAAAG
- the PTPDC1 gene encoding protein tyrosine phosphatase domain-containing protein 1 isoform X4: MQGSPRRRLAVNIFSNFFQGRRHSSSDPLLRILQRRRSSVVEVLSTSTHRVMVAISSVSPEDLNTAFYERKRRSRRPTAKYTKVGERLRHVIPGPMQCSMACGGRACKYENPARWSDQEQAIKGLYSSWITDNILAMSRPSTEVIEKYNIIEQFQRCGIKTVINLQRPGEHASCGNPLEQESGFTYLPEAFMEAGSVLIACYLVFATRMTADQAILFVRAKRPNSIQTRGQLLCVREFSQFLIPLRNVFASCEPKAHTVTLSQYLIRQRHLLHGYESRHLKHVPKLIHLVCKLLLDLAENRQVIEQEVVDIPDLSTEIEETVSQLASARLDKELTRQDSSSSEPFLRSNPLHASEHECDPLWHRENVDYLQPLSRSKRRLSYSDSDLRRAVFVSEQGETPWSMAVQVPLCPKANIPSNVDNSHLHTLPELNQEVLIRSTFNFIGRDKLKSDIKDSTGYKSRFPKEVKRSQTFSSGLAYDRKEEKEEEEDEEELKALNYNCSGKSSLFGKRMWSSDDSDSSRAEHDFHDIRDISEIPHIVVQSELTLEARRILAAKALADLNEFLEAEEVKQKVEIWQKELNSQNGAWDKICTERDPFILSSLMWSWIEQLKEPLLSKTDIDILAKNNTNSQEALKLLEKGKYHTILCILNCVVNLRAIPTDIEELVLNRAVEAFTKVSCDAKDGQYVYSTLKNVFKGILEHQRQSLKEGKEKLL; encoded by the exons ATGCAAGGTTCACCCCGGAGGCGCTTGGCAGTGAATATTTTTAGCAACTTTTTTCAGGGTCGGAGACATTCTTCTTCTGATCCTCTTCTCCGCATACTTCAGAGGCGACGGAGCTCAGTTGTAGAGGTCCTCTCAACTTCCACACACAGGGTTATGGTGGCCATTTCCTCTGTAAGCCCTGAGGATCTAAATACTGCTTTCTATGAGAGAAAAA GAAGGTCTAGGCGCCCAACTGCAAAGTATACAAAAGTTGGAGAACGCCTTCGCCATGTCATTCCTGGTCCCATGCAATGTTCCATGGCATGTGGAGGCCGTGCTTGCAAATATGAAAATCCAGCTCGGTGGAGTGACCAAGAACAGGCAATTAAAGGGCTTTACTCTTCCTG GATTACAGATAACATATTAGCCATGTCTCGACCCTCAACAGAAGTTATTGAAAAGTATAATATTATTGAGCAGTTTCAAAG ATGTGGCATAAAAACAGTAATTAACCTTCAGCGGCCTGGGGAACATGCTAGCTGCGGGAATCCACTGGAACAAGAGAGTGGTTTCACCTACCTTCCTGAGGCTTTCATGGAGGCGGGAA GTGTTTTAATAGCTTGTTATTTGGTTTTTGCAACACGAATGACTGCAGATCAAGCAATCCTTTTTGTCAGAGCAAAAAGACCTAATTCTATTCAAACTAGAGGGCAGTTGTTATGTGTAAGGGAGTTCTCTCAGTTCTTAATTCCATTAAGGAATGTTTTTGCATCTTGTGAGCCCAAAGCACACACAGTGACTCTTTCTCAATACTTGATTCGGCAGCGGCATTTACTCCATGGTTATGAAAGCAGACATCTCAAGCATGTGCCAAAGCTTATTCATCTAGTTTGCAAACTGCTCTTAGATTTGGCTGAAAACCGGCAGGTGATAGAGCAGGAAGTAGTAGATATACCAGACCTCTCAACTGAAATTGAGGAGACTGTTTCTCAGTTGGCTTCTGCACGGCTTGATAAAGAGTTAACAAGGCAAGACAGCAGTAGTTCGGAACCATTTTTGAGGTCAAACCCTCTTCATGCCAGTGAACATGAATGTGACCCTCTTTGGCATAGGGAAAATGTTGATTATCTTCAGCCACTCAGTCGTTCAAAAAGACGCCTAAGCTATAGCGACTCAGATCTAAGAAGAGCTGTATTTGTCTCTGAGCAAGGAgagacaccatggtcgatggctGTGCAAGTGCCACTCTGCCCCAAAGCAAACATACCAAGTAATGTGGACAATTCTCATCTTCACACACTACCTGAGTTAAACCAAGAAGTGTTAATTCGTAGCACTTTTAATTTCATAGGTCGGGATAAACTTAAGTCGGATATAAAAGACTCAACTGGGTATAAAAGCAGATTTCCCAAAGAAGTAAAGCGTAGTCAAACCTTTTCTTCAGGCCTTGCATATGAtcggaaggaagaaaaagaagaggaggaagacgaggaggaaCTAAAAGCACTGAATTATAATTGCAGTGGAAAAAGTAGTCTTTTTGGTAAAAGAATGTGGTCTTCTGATGACTCAGACTCCTCTAGAGCTGAGCATGATTTTCATGATATTAGAGACATCTCAGAAATCCCCCATATTGTGGTGCAGTCAGAATTAACTCTGGAGGCACGGCGAATCTTGGCAGCGAAAGCCCTTGCAGATCTAAATGAATTTCTGGAAGCTGAAGAAGTGAAGCAGAAAGTGGAAATATGGCAG aaAGAACTGAATTCTCAGAATGGAGCCTGGGATAAGATATGTACTGAGAGAGATCCATTTATCCTTAGTAGCTTGATGTGGTCCTGGATAGAGCAACTTAAAGAGCCTCTCTTAAGCAAAACTGATATTGATATATTAGCAAAAAATAACACAAATTCCCAAGAAGCTCTTAAATTATTAGAAAAG GGAAAATATCATACTATATTATGCATTTTAAACTGTGTGGTGAATCTGCGAGCCATACCAACAGATATAGAAGAGCTGGTTCTTAATCGTGCTGTTGAAGCATTCACAAAG
- the PTPDC1 gene encoding protein tyrosine phosphatase domain-containing protein 1 isoform X8, with translation MQGSPRRRLAVNIFSNFFQGRRHSSSDPLLRILQRRRSSVVEVLSTSTHRVMVAISSVSPEDLNTAFYERKRRSRRPTAKYTKVGERLRHVIPGPMQCSMACGGRACKYENPARWSDQEQAIKGLYSSWITDNILAMSRPSTEVIEKYNIIEQFQRCGIKTVINLQRPGEHASCGNPLEQESGFTYLPEAFMEAGSVLIACYLVFATRMTADQAILFVRAKRPNSIQTRGQLLCVREFSQFLIPLRNVFASCEPKAHTVTLSQYLIRQRHLLHGYESRHLKHVPKLIHLVCKLLLDLAENRQVIEQEVVDIPDLSTEIEETVSQLASARLDKELTRQDSSSSEPFLRSNPLHASEHECDPLWHRENVDYLQPLSRSKRRLSYSDSDLRRAVFVSEQGETPWSMAVQVPLCPKANIPSNVDNSHLHTLPELNQEVLIRSTFNFIGRDKLKSDIKDSTGYKSRFPKEVKRSQTFSSGLAYDRKEEKEEEEDEEELKALNYNCSGKSSLFGKRMWSSDDSDSSRAEHDFHDIRDISEIPHIVVQSELTLEARRILAAKALADLNEFLEAEEVKQKVEIWQGKYHTILCILNCVVNLRAIPTDIEELVLNRAVEAFTKVSCDAKDGQYVYSTLKNVFKGILEHQRQSLKEGKEKLL, from the exons ATGCAAGGTTCACCCCGGAGGCGCTTGGCAGTGAATATTTTTAGCAACTTTTTTCAGGGTCGGAGACATTCTTCTTCTGATCCTCTTCTCCGCATACTTCAGAGGCGACGGAGCTCAGTTGTAGAGGTCCTCTCAACTTCCACACACAGGGTTATGGTGGCCATTTCCTCTGTAAGCCCTGAGGATCTAAATACTGCTTTCTATGAGAGAAAAA GAAGGTCTAGGCGCCCAACTGCAAAGTATACAAAAGTTGGAGAACGCCTTCGCCATGTCATTCCTGGTCCCATGCAATGTTCCATGGCATGTGGAGGCCGTGCTTGCAAATATGAAAATCCAGCTCGGTGGAGTGACCAAGAACAGGCAATTAAAGGGCTTTACTCTTCCTG GATTACAGATAACATATTAGCCATGTCTCGACCCTCAACAGAAGTTATTGAAAAGTATAATATTATTGAGCAGTTTCAAAG ATGTGGCATAAAAACAGTAATTAACCTTCAGCGGCCTGGGGAACATGCTAGCTGCGGGAATCCACTGGAACAAGAGAGTGGTTTCACCTACCTTCCTGAGGCTTTCATGGAGGCGGGAA GTGTTTTAATAGCTTGTTATTTGGTTTTTGCAACACGAATGACTGCAGATCAAGCAATCCTTTTTGTCAGAGCAAAAAGACCTAATTCTATTCAAACTAGAGGGCAGTTGTTATGTGTAAGGGAGTTCTCTCAGTTCTTAATTCCATTAAGGAATGTTTTTGCATCTTGTGAGCCCAAAGCACACACAGTGACTCTTTCTCAATACTTGATTCGGCAGCGGCATTTACTCCATGGTTATGAAAGCAGACATCTCAAGCATGTGCCAAAGCTTATTCATCTAGTTTGCAAACTGCTCTTAGATTTGGCTGAAAACCGGCAGGTGATAGAGCAGGAAGTAGTAGATATACCAGACCTCTCAACTGAAATTGAGGAGACTGTTTCTCAGTTGGCTTCTGCACGGCTTGATAAAGAGTTAACAAGGCAAGACAGCAGTAGTTCGGAACCATTTTTGAGGTCAAACCCTCTTCATGCCAGTGAACATGAATGTGACCCTCTTTGGCATAGGGAAAATGTTGATTATCTTCAGCCACTCAGTCGTTCAAAAAGACGCCTAAGCTATAGCGACTCAGATCTAAGAAGAGCTGTATTTGTCTCTGAGCAAGGAgagacaccatggtcgatggctGTGCAAGTGCCACTCTGCCCCAAAGCAAACATACCAAGTAATGTGGACAATTCTCATCTTCACACACTACCTGAGTTAAACCAAGAAGTGTTAATTCGTAGCACTTTTAATTTCATAGGTCGGGATAAACTTAAGTCGGATATAAAAGACTCAACTGGGTATAAAAGCAGATTTCCCAAAGAAGTAAAGCGTAGTCAAACCTTTTCTTCAGGCCTTGCATATGAtcggaaggaagaaaaagaagaggaggaagacgaggaggaaCTAAAAGCACTGAATTATAATTGCAGTGGAAAAAGTAGTCTTTTTGGTAAAAGAATGTGGTCTTCTGATGACTCAGACTCCTCTAGAGCTGAGCATGATTTTCATGATATTAGAGACATCTCAGAAATCCCCCATATTGTGGTGCAGTCAGAATTAACTCTGGAGGCACGGCGAATCTTGGCAGCGAAAGCCCTTGCAGATCTAAATGAATTTCTGGAAGCTGAAGAAGTGAAGCAGAAAGTGGAAATATGGCAG GGAAAATATCATACTATATTATGCATTTTAAACTGTGTGGTGAATCTGCGAGCCATACCAACAGATATAGAAGAGCTGGTTCTTAATCGTGCTGTTGAAGCATTCACAAAG